The genomic interval cctagagtgggatagaattctatccccgacgcaTCAGTCAAAGTCCACGTCGATCATGATAAATTTTGGagttcgggcgcttggaccctaaaagtcaatatggttgactttttcgatctAAACCCTCTGCTCCCactctgctcgcctcggtccgggtcttccgctccggttctaCTCGTTTGGGcaattttggccatccggaataaggctcacctgaacccaacttccagccttcgaacaaactttcgctccggcttctcgtctgcccgcgtacaattctgcagcacctcgtccctcagacgcaccaagcccgtcggctctctctcgtgtcgtacttctcgttagctgcgtcttttactcgacttcttgtgtctctaagctcctgcacacttagacacaaggttaaacacaacaggacctaacttaacttgtttgatcacatcaaaataaccttgggtaCCAACAGTTAGGTCGCAGACCCAACTGAACTTTGgtcagttgtcaggtcccgcggatcCAACAGAACTTCCCGTCTGATATCGAGCCCTGCGGACCTATATGGATTTCCCACCAGCTATTGGGTCCCTCGGACTTAACTGGATTTCAGTCTAGattcaggtccttcagaccagtcaactccagCACACTTGCAGTAGAAAGGTTAAACAAACATCATATCTAACTTTAAcatatttatcatacatcaaaattagatgattaaaacaacttgcaccaacatataATAATACATTCATAAGACTCTTTctctatatataaaaatataattcatAGTTAAATTTGGTATTGGAGAGAATGTTCTTACCAGCGTAACAAGAAGCGAGGAATGCATGCAAGTTCCAAAAATGATACAGAGGATACCCACAACTAAGGATCTCTTAGTGGTTGTGTGGATCAACAAGAGTACTAAAGTTACTACAACTATCATGAACACCATCTCAAGTGCTAATAGTTTGATGACCTTCAACTAAATTATATTTACATGGTTAGATTGGTTAGGAAGAAGTTTTAGATGGTACAACAAATACGATAGAGGAAAAAATATTGGGAATGTTATACTTACACGGCCTTGGCGAGAAGCATAGATCAAGAAAATGGTTAGGTAGAATACTTCAAAGGCTATGCCGATACCATTTAAATGTTGTAGTAATAATTACCAACGGAAACTTAATACACTAAATTTCGTCTCTATTCAACAATGAATATTATTTTCTCTTTgctaataatttcaaattaactatgttttctttttattattaactATCGTTTTTACAATGGCTCTATAATTCTATTTATATTTAGAGACGGAATTATAATGTTGTCTCTAAGTTAAAGATAAAAATACATTTCTGTCTCTAATTCCgtcattaaaaaatatatttttttagtgaTTATAATTTCTtagtttaaaatctctttaaaatttaataatttttgaaatttgatcTTTAATTATATTTGTTCAATTAGAAAAAAAGTTTGTAattaatcaagaattaaaattttatgatatttaaatATGAAACAGCACTGCCAAAATaggtttcatatttttttttacaaatttaatttcatcatttaaattttttgaaaaaagttaaattttaaaattctaatgtTCTAATAAAATTCTTCaaatttaaaaagagaaagaGCTCGAAAATAATGATAAaagtatatatttaatttttatttataaatttaaatttaacaaagTATGCTTATACgatattatattattaatatatataataaatttagtTAAATATACCTATTAAAATAAGATTAATCATTAATCAAAGAGAAATTAATATATTCTCAAGATAACTTTTTCTCTTTCTATTGGAATaacttttttaagaaaaaaaaattaaagatgttGTTTGAGACTAATTATATACATTATGAAATTtagttatttgaaaaattattttatatttttaaattattttaaaaattttgaatgagaagatcatataattttaaaaactcttagaATAAATCATTCAATTATAATTCGATGATCAATATATAATGTTTTTTTGTGAGATACGTCTATTTCACACTTCATGACGCAATAAATCACATAGAGACAAAAAAAGAAATTGATTTGTTTAATCATTAATGCAAATTAATACAGGAAAGAATATAAAAAACATATattaatcaaaattcaaaactaaaatctTTAGACGGGTAGCTCCACTTCAGCTCTAGCATCCTTCTTCGATGTGGACTTGAAATAACAAGCATAGAGAACTAGTTGGGCAAGGCCAAAGAGAGTACCCAAACCATTTGGAACCTAATGAAAAAAAGTGATAGAAAAATATATACTAATTGATTGATCAAGATTATATATATGGGCTTAACTATACAAATACTTACGAGGAGATTGATGTCGAAGGGGAGGAAACCATAGCTAGTCCAACAAACTCCATTGAGGAAGCTAGCCAGAGAAAGTGTGAAAGGCATGAACCCCACGCTTTTTGTTTGAATCACAAGTTTCTACAAaagtataataataaatttatggggctctctctttctctctatatataaaatataattcaTAGTTAAATTAGGCATTGGATAGAATGCTCTTACCATCACAACAAGAGGGGAGGCATACATGCAAGTTCCAAAGATGATACAAAGGATACCCACAACTAAGGATCTTTTAGTAGTCGTGTGGATCAACAAAAGCACTGAAGTTACTACAACTATCATGAACACCGCCTCAAGTGCTAATAGTTTCATGACCTTCAACTAAATTAGATTTATATGAGTAGATCGGTTACGGAGAAGTTTTAGATGGTACAAATATGACAGAGAAAAAAATAATGGACATGTTATACTTACGCGGCCTTGGCGAGCAGCATAGATTAAGAAAACAGTGAGGTAGAATACTTCAAAAGCTATACCGATGCCATTGATGGTGATCACGAGAAGGCTATTGGGGTGGACAATGGGCAACCcatagaaaaaccaaagcaagcAATTGAGTAATGTAGCGAGGTAAGGGATTGGCGAAAACTTCTTCACATCCTTGCTCTTGATGATTTGTATATACGTCGGCCTATAAATCATGGAAGAGTTGCATTTAAATTAACATACAATCTTTCTAAGTAACtatcaataacaaaaaaaataaagaagtttAAAATCTTACATGGGCGACAAAAACAAACCACACGAGATTACATTGCCTGCAATGAAGATGTGTTTTTGTTTATCATAGATTATGGAAGATACATGAAATTATTGAGTTTTTTTAAAGTATAATAAATACATATACCTATTATTCCGATGATGTTGCGGATGATGCTTTGGTTCATAATCATCTTTATTGTAATATTGTTATCTCAAATTCTGCTTTGTAAATAAATGAAAGTATAATCAAATCAAGTACACCTTTCCATTTCATCcaaatgaattaattaaaaagaagaaCATATTAAAAAACCAAACTAAATCAGATAATTTATACGTACCAAAAAGGAGGAGGATGAATTTGTAATATCAACAGTGTTGCTAGCTCTACTCTTCCA from Zingiber officinale cultivar Zhangliang chromosome 6B, Zo_v1.1, whole genome shotgun sequence carries:
- the LOC121991189 gene encoding bidirectional sugar transporter SWEET5-like; protein product: MIMNQSIIRNIIGIIGNVISCGLFLSPMPTYIQIIKSKDVKKFSPIPYLATLLNCLLWFFYGLPIVHPNSLLVITINGIGIAFEVFYLTVFLIYAARQGRLKVMKLLALEAVFMIVVVTSVLLLIHTTTKRSLVVGILCIIFGTCMYASPLVVMKLVIQTKSVGFMPFTLSLASFLNGVCWTSYGFLPFDINLLVPNGLGTLFGLAQLVLYACYFKSTSKKDARAEVELPV